One genomic window of Quercus lobata isolate SW786 chromosome 9, ValleyOak3.0 Primary Assembly, whole genome shotgun sequence includes the following:
- the LOC115962274 gene encoding peter Pan-like protein isoform X1, with the protein MFGSFQLKLVLIKLKPYWKTINPKHSQNTKNQIPLTEDLKLGLNLWNSRFVEAMARVRNKKKKVFMKPVVKKNQPSVDHITGNKIPKSFVFSRGKLPGPLRQLQMDLRKLMLPHTALNLKEKKRNNLKDFLNVAGPMGVTHFLILSKTATAPFLRVGRTPQGPTLTFKINEYSLAVDIAQSQLRPRCPQDLFKNPPLIVLSGFGTGDQHLKLTTIMFQNIFPAIDINTVKLSSCQRIVLLNYNKDTKLIDFRHYSIRLQPVGVSRRIRKIVQNHQVPDLRNLQDVSDFVTKVGYGSESEADDEAATVTLANDLGRINKASTKSAAKLQEIGPRMTLQLIKIEEGLCSGGVIFSEYGNGDGKKKQDKEDTDENEEDMDEDQEDIEEDPEGEAED; encoded by the exons ATGTTCGGGTCATTCCAGCTCAAATTGGTTCTTATTAAACTAAAACCCTATTGGAAAACTATAAACCCTAAACACTCGCAGAACACAAAGAACCAAATACCACTAACG GAAGATCTGAAGCTTGGGCTGAATTTGTGGAATTCAAGGTTTGTGGAAGCCATGGCTCGTGTCCGAAAT aagaagaagaaggtgttTATGAAGCCAGTTGTGAAGAAGAATCAACCTAGTGTGGATCATATCACAGGCAATAAGATTCCTAAGAGCTTTGTGTTTTCAAGAGGGAAGTTGCCTGGTCCTCTTAGGCAACTTCAAATGGACTTGAGAAAGTTGATGCTTCCCCATACTGCTCTCAATCTTAAg GAGAAGAAGCGGAATAATCTCAAAGACTTCTTGAATGTTGCTGGGCCTATGGGTGTAACACATTTCCTCATATTGTCAAAAACTGCAACTGCACCCTTCCTGAGGGTTGGAAGGACTCCACAAGGCCCAACTCttacatttaaaataaatgaatactCATTGGCAGTTGATATTGCACAATCTCAATTGCGTCCTAGATGTCCTCAAGATCTTTTCAAAAATCCTCCTCTG ATTGTTCTTTCCGGTTTTGGTACTGGTGATCAACATCTAAAGCTCACAACCATAATGTTTCAGAACATCTTTCCTGCTATTGATATAAACACT GTCAAACTTTCTTCTTGCCAGAGAATTGTATTGCTTAATTACAACAAAGATACAAAGCTTATTGATTTTCGGCATTATTCCATAAGGTTACAGCCTGTGGGTGTCTCCCGTAGAATCAGAAAAATTGTGCAGAACCATCAAGTTCCTGATTTGAGGAATCTTCAAGACGTGAGCGACTTTGTCACAAA GGTTGGGTATGGATCAGAAAGTGAAGCAGATGATGAAGCGGCGACTGTGACTTTGGCTAATGATCTTGGTAGAATTAACAAGGCTTCGACAAAAAGTGCTGCCAAGCTTCAAGAGATTGGACCCAGAATGACTCTTCAACTCATCAAGATTGAGGAAGGATTATGTTCTGGTGGAGTCATCTTCAGCGAATATG GAAATGGTGATGGCAAGAAGAAGCAGGACAAGGAAGACACAGATGAAAATGAGGAAGACAtggatgaagatcaagaagatattGAAGAAGATCCGGAAGGTGAAGCAGAAGACTAG
- the LOC115958956 gene encoding BTB/POZ domain-containing protein At4g08455-like: MQRCRHHRVARQYSSESESESESSSTSVSVSSECQTERMIATTMKCLSCQASYETRDSGTCKECYEEANETEEDRKREIEDLKAKVAFLRFWSPFDPQHLSRPNGPCFTDVVLVASSDDGSSSGPPIPVPAHKAVLISRSPVFKAMLENEMEESRSGTIKIGDVSYDALRAFVNYMYTAEACLDEQMAYDLLVLAEKYQVKHLKAYCEKFLVSKLNWENSMLSYAIAHQHNAKLMLDAALSVITDNMDKLTKREEYAELVEKDPRLIVEIYEAYLSKQVNTAAHKDSSMKS, encoded by the exons ATGCAACGGTGCCGGCATCACAGAGTGGCGAGACAGTATTCATCGGAGAGCGAATCAGAGTCAGAATCATCATCAACCTCAGTCTCGGTCTCAAGCGAGTGTCAAACGGAGAGGATGATCGCGACGACGATGAAGTGCCTGTCGTGCCAAGCGTCGTACGAGACACGTGACTCCGGCACGTGCAAAGAGTGCTACGAAGAGGCCAACGAGACCGAGGAGGATCGCAAGAGAGAGATCGAAGACTTGAAAGCCAAAGTCGCTTTTCTCAGGTTCTGGTCTCCCTTCGATCCCCAACACCTCTCTAGGCCCAATGGGCCTTGCTTCACCGACGTCGTTCTCGTTGCTTCCTCCGACGATGGCTCCTCTTCTGGGCCCCCCATCCCCGTCCCGGCCCATAAGGCCGTACTG ATAAGCCGTTCCCCAGTGTTCAAAGCGATGCTTGAGAATGAGATGGAAGAAAGCCGGAGTGGTACCATCAAGATTGGTGATGTATCGTATGATGCCTTACGCGCCTTTGTCAACTATATGTACACTGCTGAAGCATGCCTTGATGAGCAAATGGCTTATGACCTTTTAGTATTGGCTGAAAAATACCAGGTAAAGCATCTCAAGGCTTATTGTGAGAAGTTCTTGGTGTCGAAACTGAACTGGGAGAATTCAATGCTGAGCTATGCCATAGCACACCAGCACAATGCCAAGCTTATGCTTGATGCAGCTTTGTCAGTGATCACAGACAACATGGATAAGCTTACTAAACGGGAAGAGTATGCCGAGCTGGTGGAGAAGGATCCTCGGCTAATAGTGGAAATCTATGAAGCTTATCTCTCCAAACAGGTTAATACTGCTGCCCACAAGGATTCTTCGATGAAGTCATAG
- the LOC115959789 gene encoding probable methyltransferase PMT10 isoform X2 encodes MTTTTRLNDVVKSPAFVKITVIALLSLSLFFLFNPFSSSYNPSLIFSSLPLLLSNTTPSSPPPLPTTLHETTTTTSSPPPPPPPSPSPPPPPPPKPPKMDMLIRMGIVDENGAMSTDFEIGEIDEGFDDEELEYEREKEKEKEKEKERNGGKRVKVEKFKVCEDKSLSHYVPCLDNVEEIKRLNLSESVEKYERHCPPQPLDCVVPRPEGYQVRIPWPQSRNQVWLTNIPRTSLFEAKGSQKWISIKNNMYVFPGGGRAISHLDRISKMIPDIGFGQKTRVALDIGSGVADFGALLMQHNVTTLSIAPKDEYANQIQFALERGVPAMVATFATRRLLYPSQAFDFIHCSECGVNWAQNDGIMLLEANRMLRAGGYFIWAAEAVYKREENLREQWRGIENLATRICWELVKKEGYLAVWRKPLNNSCYLNRAGEVQPPLCDSDDDPDKVWYVNLRTCITRLPENGYGANVTTWPSRLHYPPDRLQSIEMDAYISRKEIFKAESKYWNEIITGYVGAFHWREFKLRNVLDMRAGYGGFAAALHDLEINCWVMNVVPVSGPNTLPVIYDRGLIGVRHDWCEPFDTYPRTYDLLHANGLFSVEKKRQRCDFSTIMLEMDRMLRPDGRVYIRDTIAVIGEVNEIASALGWVPQLRETGEGPHSSWRILICDKQRKKKNKKQRRKKHIN; translated from the exons ATGACGACGACGACGAGGCTTAACGATGTGGTTAAATCCCCGGCTTTCGTCAAAATTACAGTGATtgcccttctctccctctccctcttcttcctcttcaaccCTTTCTCTTCCTCCTACAACCCTTCTCTCATCTTctcctctctccctcttctCCTCTCCAATACGACACCGTCTTCTCCACCCCCTCTTCCGACTACGCTTCACGAAACGACGACAACGACGTCATCTCCTCCGCCTCCGCCTCCACCGTCTCCGTCGCCGCCTCCTCCTCCGCCGCCGAAGCCTCCGAAGATGGACATGTTGATAAGGATGGGGATAGTAGACGAGAATGGCGCGATGTCGACTGATTTCGAGATCGGCGAGATCGACGAGGGTTTTGACGACGAGGAGTTAgagtatgagagagaaaaagagaaagagaaagagaaggagaaagagaggaatgGTGGTAAGAGGGTTAAGGTTGAGAAGTTTAAGGTGTGCGAGGATAAAAGTCTGAGCCACTATGTGCCGTGTTTGGACAATGTGGAGGAGATTAAGCGCTTGAATTTGAGTGAGAGTGTTGAAAAATACGAGCGGCATTGTCCTCCTCAGCCCTTGGATTGCGTGGTGCCGAGGCCCGAGGGATATCAAGTTAGGATACCTTGGCCTCAGAGCCGAAACCAG GTGTGGTTGACTAATATTCCCCGTACAAGTCTGTTTGAAGCTAAAGGTAGTCAAAAATGGATatcaataaaaaacaatatgTACGTTTTTCCAGGAGGTGGAAGGGCGATTAGTCACTTGGATCGGATTTCTAAG ATGATTCCCGACATTGGTTTTGGCCAAAAGACCCGAGTAGCATTGGACATTGGTAGTGGAGTAGCAGATTTTGGTGCCCTTTTGATGCAACATAATGTGACCACTCTGTCAATAGCACCAAAAGATGAATATGCAAACCAGATTCAGTTTGCTCTAGAACGTGGTGTGCCTGCCATGGTAGCTACATTTGCTACACGTCGTCTGTTGTATCCTAGCCAGGCTTTTGACTTCATCCATTGTTCAGAATGTGGAGTTAATTGGGCCCAAAATG ATGGAATTATGCTACTTGAAGCCAACAGGATGCTAAGGGCAGGAGGATATTTTATTTGGGCAGCAGAGGCTGTTTATAAACGTGAAGAAAACCTACGAGAACAATGGAGAG GAATAGAGAACTTGGCTACACGCATTTGTTGGGAACTAGTAAAGAAGGAGGGATATCTTGCTGTATGGCGAAAACCTTTGAATAACAGCTGCTATCTTAATCGTGCTGGTGAAGTGCAACCTCCATTGTGTGATTCTGACGATGATCCAGACAAAGTTTG GTATGTTAATTTGAGAACATGCATCACTCGATTACCAGAGAATGGATATGGAGCTAATGTTACTACATGGCCTTCACGCCTTCATTATCCACCAGACAGGCTCCAGAGCATAGAGATGGATGCCTACATATCCAGAAAGGAAATCTTCAAGGCAGAGTCAAAGTATTGGAATGAGATAATCACTGGTTATGTTGGTGCTTTTCACTGGAGAGAATTCAAATTAAGAAATGTGTTAGACATGAGAGCTGGATATGGAGG GTTTGCAGCTGCACTGCATGACCTTGAGATTAATTGCTGGGTTATGAATGTTGTTCCAGTTAGTGGCCCCAATACCTTGCCTGTCATATATGACCGTGGACTTATTGGAGTTAGGCATGATTG GTGCGAACCATTTGACACTTATCCTAGAACATATGACCTGTTGCATGCAAATGGTCTCTTCTCTGTTGAAAAAAAGAG GCAAAGATGTGATTTCTCAACCATCATGCTTGAGATGGATCGGATGCTAAGACCAGATGGGCGTGTCTATATACGTGACACAATAGCTGTTATTGGTGAAGTAAATGAAATTGCATCTGCCCTGGGATGGGTGCCGCAACTACGCGAAACTGGCGAGGGACCCCATTCAAGCTGGAGGATCTTAATATGTGATAAAC aaaggaagaagaaaaacaaaaaacaaagaaggaaaaagcATATAAACTAG
- the LOC115959789 gene encoding probable methyltransferase PMT10 isoform X1, translating to MTTTTRLNDVVKSPAFVKITVIALLSLSLFFLFNPFSSSYNPSLIFSSLPLLLSNTTPSSPPPLPTTLHETTTTTSSPPPPPPPSPSPPPPPPPKPPKMDMLIRMGIVDENGAMSTDFEIGEIDEGFDDEELEYEREKEKEKEKEKERNGGKRVKVEKFKVCEDKSLSHYVPCLDNVEEIKRLNLSESVEKYERHCPPQPLDCVVPRPEGYQVRIPWPQSRNQVWLTNIPRTSLFEAKGSQKWISIKNNMYVFPGGGRAISHLDRISKMIPDIGFGQKTRVALDIGSGVADFGALLMQHNVTTLSIAPKDEYANQIQFALERGVPAMVATFATRRLLYPSQAFDFIHCSECGVNWAQNDGIMLLEANRMLRAGGYFIWAAEAVYKREENLREQWRGIENLATRICWELVKKEGYLAVWRKPLNNSCYLNRAGEVQPPLCDSDDDPDKVWYVNLRTCITRLPENGYGANVTTWPSRLHYPPDRLQSIEMDAYISRKEIFKAESKYWNEIITGYVGAFHWREFKLRNVLDMRAGYGGFAAALHDLEINCWVMNVVPVSGPNTLPVIYDRGLIGVRHDWCEPFDTYPRTYDLLHANGLFSVEKKRQRCDFSTIMLEMDRMLRPDGRVYIRDTIAVIGEVNEIASALGWVPQLRETGEGPHSSWRILICDKQERKKKNKKQRRKKHIN from the exons ATGACGACGACGACGAGGCTTAACGATGTGGTTAAATCCCCGGCTTTCGTCAAAATTACAGTGATtgcccttctctccctctccctcttcttcctcttcaaccCTTTCTCTTCCTCCTACAACCCTTCTCTCATCTTctcctctctccctcttctCCTCTCCAATACGACACCGTCTTCTCCACCCCCTCTTCCGACTACGCTTCACGAAACGACGACAACGACGTCATCTCCTCCGCCTCCGCCTCCACCGTCTCCGTCGCCGCCTCCTCCTCCGCCGCCGAAGCCTCCGAAGATGGACATGTTGATAAGGATGGGGATAGTAGACGAGAATGGCGCGATGTCGACTGATTTCGAGATCGGCGAGATCGACGAGGGTTTTGACGACGAGGAGTTAgagtatgagagagaaaaagagaaagagaaagagaaggagaaagagaggaatgGTGGTAAGAGGGTTAAGGTTGAGAAGTTTAAGGTGTGCGAGGATAAAAGTCTGAGCCACTATGTGCCGTGTTTGGACAATGTGGAGGAGATTAAGCGCTTGAATTTGAGTGAGAGTGTTGAAAAATACGAGCGGCATTGTCCTCCTCAGCCCTTGGATTGCGTGGTGCCGAGGCCCGAGGGATATCAAGTTAGGATACCTTGGCCTCAGAGCCGAAACCAG GTGTGGTTGACTAATATTCCCCGTACAAGTCTGTTTGAAGCTAAAGGTAGTCAAAAATGGATatcaataaaaaacaatatgTACGTTTTTCCAGGAGGTGGAAGGGCGATTAGTCACTTGGATCGGATTTCTAAG ATGATTCCCGACATTGGTTTTGGCCAAAAGACCCGAGTAGCATTGGACATTGGTAGTGGAGTAGCAGATTTTGGTGCCCTTTTGATGCAACATAATGTGACCACTCTGTCAATAGCACCAAAAGATGAATATGCAAACCAGATTCAGTTTGCTCTAGAACGTGGTGTGCCTGCCATGGTAGCTACATTTGCTACACGTCGTCTGTTGTATCCTAGCCAGGCTTTTGACTTCATCCATTGTTCAGAATGTGGAGTTAATTGGGCCCAAAATG ATGGAATTATGCTACTTGAAGCCAACAGGATGCTAAGGGCAGGAGGATATTTTATTTGGGCAGCAGAGGCTGTTTATAAACGTGAAGAAAACCTACGAGAACAATGGAGAG GAATAGAGAACTTGGCTACACGCATTTGTTGGGAACTAGTAAAGAAGGAGGGATATCTTGCTGTATGGCGAAAACCTTTGAATAACAGCTGCTATCTTAATCGTGCTGGTGAAGTGCAACCTCCATTGTGTGATTCTGACGATGATCCAGACAAAGTTTG GTATGTTAATTTGAGAACATGCATCACTCGATTACCAGAGAATGGATATGGAGCTAATGTTACTACATGGCCTTCACGCCTTCATTATCCACCAGACAGGCTCCAGAGCATAGAGATGGATGCCTACATATCCAGAAAGGAAATCTTCAAGGCAGAGTCAAAGTATTGGAATGAGATAATCACTGGTTATGTTGGTGCTTTTCACTGGAGAGAATTCAAATTAAGAAATGTGTTAGACATGAGAGCTGGATATGGAGG GTTTGCAGCTGCACTGCATGACCTTGAGATTAATTGCTGGGTTATGAATGTTGTTCCAGTTAGTGGCCCCAATACCTTGCCTGTCATATATGACCGTGGACTTATTGGAGTTAGGCATGATTG GTGCGAACCATTTGACACTTATCCTAGAACATATGACCTGTTGCATGCAAATGGTCTCTTCTCTGTTGAAAAAAAGAG GCAAAGATGTGATTTCTCAACCATCATGCTTGAGATGGATCGGATGCTAAGACCAGATGGGCGTGTCTATATACGTGACACAATAGCTGTTATTGGTGAAGTAAATGAAATTGCATCTGCCCTGGGATGGGTGCCGCAACTACGCGAAACTGGCGAGGGACCCCATTCAAGCTGGAGGATCTTAATATGTGATAAAC aagaaaggaagaagaaaaacaaaaaacaaagaaggaaaaagcATATAAACTAG
- the LOC115959791 gene encoding BTB/POZ domain-containing protein At4g08455-like, protein MPLQILDHLTQTETMKCLSCQASYESRDSGTCKECYEEANETEEDRKREIEDLKAKVAFLRFWSPFDPQHLSRPNGPCFTDVVLVASSDDGSSSGPPVPVPAHKAVLISRSPVFKAMLENEMEESRSGTIKIGDVSYDALRTFVNYMYTAEACLDEQMAYDLLVLAEKYQVKHLKAYCEKFFVSKLNWENSMLSYAIAHQHNAKLMLDAALSVITDNMDKLTKREEYAELVEKDPRLIVEIYEAYLSKQVNTAAHKDSSMKS, encoded by the exons ATGCCGCTCCAAATTTTAGACCATCTCACACAAACGGAGACGATGAAGTGCCTGTCGTGCCAAGCGTCGTACGAGTCACGTGACTCTGGCACGTGCAAGGAGTGCTACGAAGAGGCCAACGAGACCGAGGAGGATCGCAAGAGGGAGATCGAAGACTTGAAAGCCAAAGTCGCTTTTCTCAGGTTCTGGTCTCCCTTCGATCCCCAACACCTCTCTAGGCCCAATGGGCCTTGCTTCACCGACGTCGTTCTCGTTGCTTCCTCCGACGATGGCTCCTCTTCTGGGCCCCCCGTCCCCGTCCCGGCCCATAAGGCCGTACTG aTAAGCCGTTCCCCAGTGTTCAAAGCGATGCTTGAAAATGAGATGGAAGAAAGCCGGAGTGGTACCATCAAGATTGGTGATGTATCATATGATGCCTTACGCACCTTTGTCAACTATATGTACACTGCTGAAGCATGCCTTGATGAGCAAATGGCTTATGACCTTTTAGTATTGGCTGAAAAATACCAGGTAAAGCATCTCAAGGCTTATTGTGAGAAGTTCTTTGTGTCGAAACTGAACTGGGAGAATTCAATGCTGAGCTATGCCATAGCACACCAGCACAATGCCAAGCTTATGCTTGATGCAGCTTTGTCAGTGATCACAGACAACATGGATAAGCTTACTAAACGGGAAGAGTATGCGGAGCTGGTGGAGAAGGATCCTCGGCTAATAGTGGAAATCTATGAAGCTTATCTCTCCAAACAGGTTAATACTGCTGCCCACAAGGATTCTTCAATGAAGTCATAG
- the LOC115962274 gene encoding peter Pan-like protein isoform X2, protein MARVRNKKKKVFMKPVVKKNQPSVDHITGNKIPKSFVFSRGKLPGPLRQLQMDLRKLMLPHTALNLKEKKRNNLKDFLNVAGPMGVTHFLILSKTATAPFLRVGRTPQGPTLTFKINEYSLAVDIAQSQLRPRCPQDLFKNPPLIVLSGFGTGDQHLKLTTIMFQNIFPAIDINTVKLSSCQRIVLLNYNKDTKLIDFRHYSIRLQPVGVSRRIRKIVQNHQVPDLRNLQDVSDFVTKVGYGSESEADDEAATVTLANDLGRINKASTKSAAKLQEIGPRMTLQLIKIEEGLCSGGVIFSEYGNGDGKKKQDKEDTDENEEDMDEDQEDIEEDPEGEAED, encoded by the exons ATGGCTCGTGTCCGAAAT aagaagaagaaggtgttTATGAAGCCAGTTGTGAAGAAGAATCAACCTAGTGTGGATCATATCACAGGCAATAAGATTCCTAAGAGCTTTGTGTTTTCAAGAGGGAAGTTGCCTGGTCCTCTTAGGCAACTTCAAATGGACTTGAGAAAGTTGATGCTTCCCCATACTGCTCTCAATCTTAAg GAGAAGAAGCGGAATAATCTCAAAGACTTCTTGAATGTTGCTGGGCCTATGGGTGTAACACATTTCCTCATATTGTCAAAAACTGCAACTGCACCCTTCCTGAGGGTTGGAAGGACTCCACAAGGCCCAACTCttacatttaaaataaatgaatactCATTGGCAGTTGATATTGCACAATCTCAATTGCGTCCTAGATGTCCTCAAGATCTTTTCAAAAATCCTCCTCTG ATTGTTCTTTCCGGTTTTGGTACTGGTGATCAACATCTAAAGCTCACAACCATAATGTTTCAGAACATCTTTCCTGCTATTGATATAAACACT GTCAAACTTTCTTCTTGCCAGAGAATTGTATTGCTTAATTACAACAAAGATACAAAGCTTATTGATTTTCGGCATTATTCCATAAGGTTACAGCCTGTGGGTGTCTCCCGTAGAATCAGAAAAATTGTGCAGAACCATCAAGTTCCTGATTTGAGGAATCTTCAAGACGTGAGCGACTTTGTCACAAA GGTTGGGTATGGATCAGAAAGTGAAGCAGATGATGAAGCGGCGACTGTGACTTTGGCTAATGATCTTGGTAGAATTAACAAGGCTTCGACAAAAAGTGCTGCCAAGCTTCAAGAGATTGGACCCAGAATGACTCTTCAACTCATCAAGATTGAGGAAGGATTATGTTCTGGTGGAGTCATCTTCAGCGAATATG GAAATGGTGATGGCAAGAAGAAGCAGGACAAGGAAGACACAGATGAAAATGAGGAAGACAtggatgaagatcaagaagatattGAAGAAGATCCGGAAGGTGAAGCAGAAGACTAG
- the LOC115959789 gene encoding probable methyltransferase PMT10 isoform X3 — MTTTTRLNDVVKSPAFVKITVIALLSLSLFFLFNPFSSSYNPSLIFSSLPLLLSNTTPSSPPPLPTTLHETTTTTSSPPPPPPPSPSPPPPPPPKPPKMDMLIRMGIVDENGAMSTDFEIGEIDEGFDDEELEYEREKEKEKEKEKERNGGKRVKVEKFKVCEDKSLSHYVPCLDNVEEIKRLNLSESVEKYERHCPPQPLDCVVPRPEGYQVRIPWPQSRNQVWLTNIPRTSLFEAKGSQKWISIKNNMYVFPGGGRAISHLDRISKMIPDIGFGQKTRVALDIGSGVADFGALLMQHNVTTLSIAPKDEYANQIQFALERGVPAMVATFATRRLLYPSQAFDFIHCSECGVNWAQNDGIMLLEANRMLRAGGYFIWAAEAVYKREENLREQWRGIENLATRICWELVKKEGYLAVWRKPLNNSCYLNRAGEVQPPLCDSDDDPDKVWYVNLRTCITRLPENGYGANVTTWPSRLHYPPDRLQSIEMDAYISRKEIFKAESKYWNEIITGYVGAFHWREFKLRNVLDMRAGYGGFAAALHDLEINCWVMNVVPVSGPNTLPVIYDRGLIGVRHDWCEPFDTYPRTYDLLHANGLFSVEKKRQRCDFSTIMLEMDRMLRPDGRVYIRDTIAVIGEVNEIASALGWVPQLRETGEGPHSSWRILICDKRM, encoded by the exons ATGACGACGACGACGAGGCTTAACGATGTGGTTAAATCCCCGGCTTTCGTCAAAATTACAGTGATtgcccttctctccctctccctcttcttcctcttcaaccCTTTCTCTTCCTCCTACAACCCTTCTCTCATCTTctcctctctccctcttctCCTCTCCAATACGACACCGTCTTCTCCACCCCCTCTTCCGACTACGCTTCACGAAACGACGACAACGACGTCATCTCCTCCGCCTCCGCCTCCACCGTCTCCGTCGCCGCCTCCTCCTCCGCCGCCGAAGCCTCCGAAGATGGACATGTTGATAAGGATGGGGATAGTAGACGAGAATGGCGCGATGTCGACTGATTTCGAGATCGGCGAGATCGACGAGGGTTTTGACGACGAGGAGTTAgagtatgagagagaaaaagagaaagagaaagagaaggagaaagagaggaatgGTGGTAAGAGGGTTAAGGTTGAGAAGTTTAAGGTGTGCGAGGATAAAAGTCTGAGCCACTATGTGCCGTGTTTGGACAATGTGGAGGAGATTAAGCGCTTGAATTTGAGTGAGAGTGTTGAAAAATACGAGCGGCATTGTCCTCCTCAGCCCTTGGATTGCGTGGTGCCGAGGCCCGAGGGATATCAAGTTAGGATACCTTGGCCTCAGAGCCGAAACCAG GTGTGGTTGACTAATATTCCCCGTACAAGTCTGTTTGAAGCTAAAGGTAGTCAAAAATGGATatcaataaaaaacaatatgTACGTTTTTCCAGGAGGTGGAAGGGCGATTAGTCACTTGGATCGGATTTCTAAG ATGATTCCCGACATTGGTTTTGGCCAAAAGACCCGAGTAGCATTGGACATTGGTAGTGGAGTAGCAGATTTTGGTGCCCTTTTGATGCAACATAATGTGACCACTCTGTCAATAGCACCAAAAGATGAATATGCAAACCAGATTCAGTTTGCTCTAGAACGTGGTGTGCCTGCCATGGTAGCTACATTTGCTACACGTCGTCTGTTGTATCCTAGCCAGGCTTTTGACTTCATCCATTGTTCAGAATGTGGAGTTAATTGGGCCCAAAATG ATGGAATTATGCTACTTGAAGCCAACAGGATGCTAAGGGCAGGAGGATATTTTATTTGGGCAGCAGAGGCTGTTTATAAACGTGAAGAAAACCTACGAGAACAATGGAGAG GAATAGAGAACTTGGCTACACGCATTTGTTGGGAACTAGTAAAGAAGGAGGGATATCTTGCTGTATGGCGAAAACCTTTGAATAACAGCTGCTATCTTAATCGTGCTGGTGAAGTGCAACCTCCATTGTGTGATTCTGACGATGATCCAGACAAAGTTTG GTATGTTAATTTGAGAACATGCATCACTCGATTACCAGAGAATGGATATGGAGCTAATGTTACTACATGGCCTTCACGCCTTCATTATCCACCAGACAGGCTCCAGAGCATAGAGATGGATGCCTACATATCCAGAAAGGAAATCTTCAAGGCAGAGTCAAAGTATTGGAATGAGATAATCACTGGTTATGTTGGTGCTTTTCACTGGAGAGAATTCAAATTAAGAAATGTGTTAGACATGAGAGCTGGATATGGAGG GTTTGCAGCTGCACTGCATGACCTTGAGATTAATTGCTGGGTTATGAATGTTGTTCCAGTTAGTGGCCCCAATACCTTGCCTGTCATATATGACCGTGGACTTATTGGAGTTAGGCATGATTG GTGCGAACCATTTGACACTTATCCTAGAACATATGACCTGTTGCATGCAAATGGTCTCTTCTCTGTTGAAAAAAAGAG GCAAAGATGTGATTTCTCAACCATCATGCTTGAGATGGATCGGATGCTAAGACCAGATGGGCGTGTCTATATACGTGACACAATAGCTGTTATTGGTGAAGTAAATGAAATTGCATCTGCCCTGGGATGGGTGCCGCAACTACGCGAAACTGGCGAGGGACCCCATTCAAGCTGGAGGATCTTAATATGTGATAAACGTATGTGA
- the LOC115958984 gene encoding probable calcium-binding protein CML44: MSLIKTNDLQRIFEKLDKNGDGLVTLEELNWLLEKIGVQISLDELESLVGKSSLDLNEFFSFYGSISSKQNNTSRSTSNEVVVVEEEEEENEESDLVKAFEVFDLNGDGFISCDELQKVLSRLGLWDENSGKDCRVMIHVYDTNLDGQLDFEEFKNMMFLTIS, translated from the coding sequence ATGTCTCTCATCAAAACCAACGATTTGCAAAGGATATTTGAGAAGCTTGATAAGAATGGAGATGGCCTAGTGACTCTCGAGGAGCTAAATTGGCTTCTTGAAAAAATAGGAGTCCAAATAAGCCTAGATGAGCTCGAATCACTAGTGGGAAAATCAAGCCTCGACTTGAATGAGTTCTTCTCATTTTATGGTTCCATATCATCAAAGCAAAACAATACTAGTAGAAGCACTAGCAACGAAGTTGTggtagtagaagaagaagaggaagagaacGAAGAGAGCGACCTTGTTAAGGCATTTGAAGTGTTTGATTTGAATGGTGATGGGTTCATTTCTTGTGATGAGCTTCAAAAGGTGTTGTCAAGGCTTGGGCTTTGGGATGAGAATAGTGGCAAGGATTGTAGAGTTATGATTCACGTTTATGACACCAACTTGGATGGGCAGCTTGATTTTGAGGAATTCAAGAACATGATGTTTCTTACTATTTCTTGA